In the Chroococcidiopsis sp. SAG 2025 genome, one interval contains:
- a CDS encoding helix-turn-helix domain-containing protein — protein MSGRVKLKINESAETLLTLLKQQKSASGKERVQALYLLKTKQVETVQHLAVVLGRNRVTVQRWLSQYRRGGLNQLLEVGKSTGRTPLIPAEAVERLKQELSEPEGFSSYQEVKLWLAAELGIRVKYDVVHNLVHDKLKADLKVARSKSSEQEPKAVENFKKELPQKITSVIKEVQKQSKKFKRVRYWCEDETRLGLRTIQRRRLTLRGVKPVGSFQFRREK, from the coding sequence ATGTCTGGGAGAGTCAAGCTCAAGATTAACGAGTCGGCAGAAACGCTCCTCACTCTTTTAAAGCAGCAAAAAAGTGCAAGTGGGAAGGAAAGAGTACAAGCACTGTATTTGCTCAAGACTAAGCAAGTGGAAACGGTGCAACATTTAGCAGTGGTATTGGGACGGAATCGAGTCACAGTACAAAGGTGGTTAAGTCAATATCGCCGTGGTGGGTTGAATCAGCTATTAGAAGTAGGCAAAAGTACGGGAAGAACACCATTAATTCCAGCAGAGGCGGTAGAACGTTTAAAACAAGAACTGAGTGAGCCAGAAGGGTTTTCCAGTTATCAGGAGGTCAAGCTATGGTTAGCAGCAGAGCTAGGGATACGCGTGAAGTATGACGTGGTACATAATCTAGTTCATGACAAGCTAAAAGCTGACTTGAAAGTAGCAAGATCAAAAAGTAGCGAGCAAGAGCCAAAGGCAGTAGAAAACTTTAAAAAAGAACTGCCTCAAAAGATAACAAGTGTAATCAAGGAGGTACAAAAGCAATCAAAAAAGTTTAAGAGAGTGCGGTACTGGTGTGAAGATGAAACTAGGCTGGGATTGAGGACAATTCAGAGACGGAGATTGACATTAAGAGGAGTCAAACCTGTAGGAAGCTTTCAATTTAGGCGAGAAAAATAG
- a CDS encoding IS1 family transposase — translation MVEMWSYVSSKKNPRWLWHAIDRRTGQVLAYVFGRRKDEVFLQLKKLLLPFGIKRYCTDGWGAYERHLPVEDHAVGKRKTQRIERKHLRLRTRIKRLVRKTICFSKTEEMHDLVIGLFINRYEFGISV, via the coding sequence ATGGTAGAGATGTGGAGCTATGTCAGTAGCAAGAAGAACCCGCGTTGGCTGTGGCACGCAATCGATCGTAGAACTGGTCAAGTTTTAGCATATGTGTTTGGTCGTCGAAAAGACGAAGTGTTTCTCCAACTGAAAAAGTTACTCCTTCCGTTTGGGATTAAGCGTTACTGCACGGATGGTTGGGGAGCATATGAACGGCATTTACCAGTAGAAGACCACGCAGTAGGTAAACGGAAAACGCAGAGAATTGAGCGGAAACATCTAAGATTAAGAACAAGAATCAAGAGGTTAGTGCGTAAGACTATTTGTTTTTCCAAGACAGAAGAGATGCACGATTTGGTGATTGGACTATTTATTAACCGCTATGAATTTGGCATATCAGTTTGA
- the argF gene encoding ornithine carbamoyltransferase, with amino-acid sequence MAELKGRDLLSLADLTSEEVTALLQLAAQLKSGQLKPQCNKVLGLLFYKASTRTRVSFTVAMYQLGGQVIDLNTTTTQVSRGEPVEDTARVLDRYLDILSIRTFEQQQLETFAHYAKIPVINALTDREHPCQILADLLTVEECFGNLKGLTLTYVGDGNNVAHSLLLGCALVGMNVRIATPADFKPLTEVVEQAKAIALPETEITVTEDPEAAAKGAHVIYTDVWASMGQESEANSRIPIFQPYQVNEQLLSLADPEAIVLHCLPAHRGEEITTDVIEGSHSKVWDQAENRMHAQKALLASLLGI; translated from the coding sequence ATGGCAGAGTTGAAGGGAAGAGATTTACTAAGTCTTGCCGATTTAACTTCAGAGGAAGTGACAGCATTGCTACAACTGGCAGCGCAGTTAAAATCAGGACAGCTAAAGCCTCAGTGCAATAAAGTTTTAGGATTACTATTTTACAAAGCTTCCACCCGCACTCGCGTCAGCTTTACTGTAGCAATGTATCAATTAGGGGGGCAGGTAATCGATCTTAACACCACAACAACCCAAGTTAGCCGTGGCGAACCTGTAGAAGATACAGCACGAGTTTTAGATCGATATTTGGATATTCTATCGATTCGAACTTTTGAGCAGCAACAACTCGAAACTTTTGCCCATTATGCCAAAATTCCTGTCATTAACGCTCTCACCGATCGCGAACATCCTTGTCAAATTTTGGCAGATTTGCTGACGGTAGAAGAATGTTTTGGCAACTTGAAGGGACTAACTTTGACTTATGTAGGTGATGGTAACAATGTCGCTCATTCTTTGCTGCTGGGCTGTGCTTTGGTAGGTATGAATGTCAGAATTGCTACTCCTGCCGATTTTAAACCTTTAACAGAAGTTGTCGAGCAAGCCAAAGCGATCGCCTTACCAGAAACTGAAATTACCGTAACAGAAGATCCAGAAGCAGCAGCTAAAGGAGCGCACGTCATTTATACCGATGTCTGGGCGAGCATGGGACAAGAATCAGAAGCTAATTCCCGCATTCCAATCTTTCAACCCTACCAAGTCAACGAACAATTGTTAAGTCTTGCCGATCCAGAGGCGATCGTTTTACACTGTCTCCCAGCCCATCGCGGCGAAGAAATAACCACTGATGTCATAGAAGGTTCTCACTCCAAAGTCTGGGATCAAGCTGAAAATCGAATGCACGCTCAAAAAGCTTTACTAGCTAGTTTGTTGGGAATTTAG
- the lexA gene encoding transcriptional repressor LexA, translating to MEPLTVAQQELYDWLAEYVRQYQHSPSIRQMMQAMNLKSPAPVQSRLEHLRAKGYIEWTEGKARTIRILQSHSPQQSIPVLGAIAAGGLVEPFTDAVEHLDFEKLFLPPATFALRVIGDSMIEDLITEGDLAIMRPVASPEQVKNGTIVAARVDGHGTTLKRFYLRGDRVTLKPANPKYKPIEIAAKQVQLQGVLLGVWRGYN from the coding sequence ATGGAACCCCTAACGGTAGCTCAACAAGAACTATATGACTGGTTAGCAGAATACGTGCGGCAATACCAGCATTCACCTTCAATTCGCCAGATGATGCAAGCGATGAATTTGAAATCGCCTGCACCCGTGCAAAGTCGATTGGAACATTTACGCGCCAAAGGATACATTGAATGGACGGAAGGTAAAGCACGAACGATCCGCATTTTACAATCCCATTCTCCCCAACAAAGTATCCCAGTTCTAGGTGCGATCGCAGCTGGCGGTTTGGTCGAACCGTTTACCGATGCTGTCGAACACCTAGATTTTGAAAAGCTATTTTTACCACCTGCAACTTTTGCATTGCGGGTGATTGGTGACAGCATGATTGAAGATTTAATTACTGAAGGCGATCTCGCAATCATGCGTCCAGTTGCTAGTCCAGAACAGGTAAAAAATGGCACGATCGTTGCAGCTAGGGTAGACGGACACGGTACGACTTTAAAACGCTTTTATCTTCGTGGCGATCGCGTGACGCTCAAACCCGCTAATCCTAAATACAAGCCGATAGAGATCGCCGCCAAGCAAGTCCAACTGCAAGGCGTTCTCTTAGGCGTGTGGCGCGGCTATAACTAG
- a CDS encoding transposase: protein MYGVVEPQSGENFFREISHLDTQCFQEFLNDFRRAYPEDLDIIQLDNGSFHPTSKLKVPENIILLFQPAHCPELNPIERLWEQLKGFLGWEVIDNLDALKIKVRQILTSFSEKTIKDLTGWKYILRSLEVANI from the coding sequence GTGTATGGTGTTGTAGAGCCTCAAAGTGGAGAAAACTTTTTTCGGGAAATTTCCCATTTAGACACCCAGTGCTTTCAGGAATTTCTAAATGATTTTAGGCGAGCTTATCCTGAAGATTTAGATATTATTCAGTTAGACAACGGCTCATTTCATCCTACCTCCAAACTCAAAGTTCCCGAAAATATCATCCTTCTGTTTCAGCCAGCCCACTGTCCAGAGCTTAATCCCATAGAAAGGCTTTGGGAACAGCTCAAAGGTTTTTTAGGTTGGGAGGTTATTGATAATTTAGATGCGCTCAAAATTAAAGTTAGACAGATTCTCACCTCGTTTAGTGAAAAAACTATTAAAGATTTGACTGGATGGAAGTATATTCTCAGGTCTTTAGAAGTCGCAAATATTTAA